The sequence below is a genomic window from Bernardetia sp..
GCTTGCAGATAAAATAAGTCTGGCATTCCAGGGAATAGCTCATTAGCACTCTTGATGTATTTTCCAGCTTTTTCTACGTTTCCTGTTCTGAAAAGAAGGTCGATAGTACGAAACTGATACGCAAATTTTTCACCATCATCTTCTGCAATGCTAATAATTTTGTCATACATACTGACAGCATTGTCATATTCTTTCTTTTGTTTGTATGTATTGGCTAACATCTCATAAGCAGGAATATAGTTAGCCTTTTTTTCTAAAACAGATTGAAAGCAAGGCTCTGCAGCAGCAAAGTTGCGTCCTTCATAATAACACATACACTTATTGTAAAGATATTCTAAGTTGTTAGGCTCTTTAGCTATGGCTTGGTCGTAAAAAGCAATCGCCTTAGGATATTTTTGTGTCATGCGTAGCTGCTCTGCAATTACATATTCATCAAGACCTTCACCTTTATTTGACTTTGGTAAGGTATGCATATCATCTACATTTGTTGTATCACTTTGTGCTTGAACTAAAGTAGAAGTAATAAAAAATGAACTACATATAAAGGCTAGAAAAAAATAGCTTTTATATAGCTTTTGTGATAGTCGTTTACGTGTTATCATAAAATTAAATTTGGTTTCAATATACTTATGTTAAATAATACTTAGGGCTAGATTTCTAATCCTAAAGTATTAATTTTAATATACTTGCTGAAGGGTAATAATTATATCATAGACAAAAACTCTACCTAATTTGATGCTGTTAGTTTCGTATTAAAATTTGTTTATAATCTTTGATATATTACAAATATAATAAAAGGCTTTTCGAAAACATCAAAAAGCCTTTTAAAAGTATCTATTTATTGAAAGAAAGCTAACTCCTTTTACTATTCTTCAGAGTGTATCTTGACAGCAAATGGGTCTGAAAGTCTATTCTTATTATCCTTGAAACGTACATAAAGTGTTTTGGTATCTGCTTTTAGCTTTTTTTCTGTCATAAGAGCAGGTTCGTAAGTATTCCATTTACTACCCTTAAACTCTTCACTATCTGAAACCATATATTCTGTTGCTCCAACAGCATAAATACGCATTTGAGCTGTACCTTCTTCTATTTTTGAAGGGTTTACAGCAACTCCTACTGCTAAAGGCTGACGGTCTAATGTGTCTGTCATGCTTGCCCAAGAGTACATCACTAAGTTATTAACCATAGAATAGGTAGCACTTTTGAGTTGGTCTCCTTTTTCCATAGTACGTAAATATTGTATATAGTTCTCCACAGCGTCTTCATGCTTGCCCAAAACTTGGTACACATCACCTAATGTATATAAAATATTTGCAACCTCTGGGTTATCTACACCAACAGCTTCAATGGTTTGTAGTGAGATTTCTTCTGCTTCTATATAATTTCCAATATTTAAGTTAAGTTGAATCTGACTACTTAGTGCATCCAAATATTCCTTTGATTGTGTGCCTTCTTCTTTTACCACTTGGTCTATGTACATGTTCAAATATTCTTGTGCGCTTTCGTAATCATACTGTTGTTCATAATGCTTTGCCAAAAATTTCTGATATTTAGATTCTCCAGCTTTTGCTTTTTCTGTGGCATCTTCCAAACTTGCCAATAAAACATTATCAAAAAATAAATCAGATTCGCTACCATCTCCCTCTCTAAGTGTAATTACTTCAGCATTTTCTGGTAATGCTTCAAAGACTAAATGAAAGTATTGTACACTCATCATATTACACTGAACTACTCCTGGTTCGATTCCATTGACTCTCAGTAAAGAATATGTTTTGTCTCCCACTAGCATTTTATAAGCGTGAATTGAACCTTTTTCGTGAAGTGTATATTCTAGCCCTTCATAACATGTTAGTTCCATTTGAAAAACAGTGCTGTCAGGAGAAGTCGTAATTTTAGAAATAGTAATATATTCACTATTTGTTCCTGCAATGATAGGATTGTCTATTTCCTTTTGAGCAGAAGCAGAAAATGTAGTTGCCATAGAAGCTATACAGGCAAAACTGAAAGCGAAATAACGTAAAATATTATTCATAGAAAGTACGTATAAAAGACTTAAAAATATATTAGTTTTGAGAGATAAAATAATTTGATATATCGTAATCTTGGGTATTTGAACAAACAATAAGACACCAAGTTTGTAGTCAGAATTTGTTGTTTAGAAGCTCTATTTTGTTGATTTGAAAAAAATAGAGTAAATCCTTTAATTAAAAACAATATAATTGATTACTTGGAATTTGACAAACATTAAGCCATTATTTATGAATAGGCTTGTTTTGAGAGGTAAAAACTCATTCTGATACGGCGAGTATCTCTTCAATAGTTTTGATGATGCTATTCTTTTCTGTCAAATCTACATAGAAAACTCCTTCTTTTTTATCTTTATCTACAAGATTTTTAATGTGAGAGCTATTAGCAATCGCTTTAGCACATGGGTTGTCTGAAAAAACAATATCTAAGGTATCCTTTTTAGTTTGAAATCGCATAGCATACTTAGGCATCATCATACATTTTTTTTCCATATCATAAATATAGTTTGTGGTGTCTAAAAGGGCTAATTTAAGACTATCCGATTGCTGTTTTGATATAGAAATTTTAGATGAGACTTCGTAATCACACAAATATATTTTATCTGCAATTTGCTCTGATGGATTAGTAGGTGTATCTGATACAAAAAATAACTCTGTTTCTTTAGAGCTTTTTACAATTTGTTCCATTGTTCGTAGGTCTTTTTCTTTACAACTACTCAATGCAGATAAGAAAAAACTTACTGAAAAAGTAATTATATAAAAATTAAATAGTGTATTTTTCTTTAGTAATGGGTTCATAGAAATAAGTTAAAACTATAAAATCTGTATCTTTTACAAATACAGATTTTATAGGCTAATTGAATGTTATCGCTTACTAATTTTGGTATAATATACAGGGTTTTGAGTAGTACAATTTCTACAGCCTTCATCTGTTTTGTTTACAGTATTGCTATGAGACTTTCTCAAAATATTTTCCCAAGATGGTTCTTGAGTTTTGAGGTAGCTAATCTCTTCGTGAAATGCTTGTAAAAAACTAAGTGTAAAGAAACCTCCATTGACACTATTTGACCACGAAACCTGTCCTGCACTAGAAGAAGTAACAATCAGATTTCCTTTTGTGGCTAAAAATAGCTTTTGTAATTTTTCTATATGAGGAGTTTGGTAAGAACGACCCGCCAAAAAGCTCGTTTCAGTCATTTTATTTACGCCAATATCAGAGTTACAGCAGTCTGTAATGACAATATTTAATCTTGCTCCTTTTTTATCTAAGAGGTTATAGACCGAAGATACTGACATGGTTGTTTCTGCCGATATTTTTGTGTAAGGAGATGCACGAATATCCATTTGAGGGTAAGCATCTGTTTGGTCAGACCAACGAAAACCATGTCCACTATAATAAAAAACTACAATATCGTTACTTCCTGGATTTAGTCCATTTAGTACTCTCGTTGCATTTTCTTTAGTAAAACTACTTCCTTTGATTTCATATTTTCTAAAATCTACCTTCAAAGCTGCTGCAATATCTTCAAACTCTTTAGACATGTTTCTGCTGTCTGTCTCACAGCTTGCGCCAATATCTCCAATGCTACTATTTACAAGCATTACCAAGTGCATTTTTGCTGCGCCATAATTAGCTTCTTGTTGTTGTTGCTGTACAGTATTGTTTTCATAATGCTCTTGTGCCACATGAGTTTCTAGTTCATTATCACGCATTCCTTGAAAAGCTAAATAATCTTCTTCAGTTTTTCCAAAAAACTCATTGAGATATGCATCTGTAAGTTCAGAAACTTTTAGTTCTTTATAAGAATCTACTCGTTTTAAAGATTCTTCACTAAAATTAGGGTCGTCAGTAACAAATGGTTTTTCTCCTTTGGTTGTTTCGTCCCATACCCACACAAAATGGTCAGGGTTATAGGTTTGGCGATTTGCTCTTGAACCCGTATTATCTGTAATAAAACGAGGATTTTCGCCTTGCATTACAAAATAATTGTAACCGTCTTCTTTTCCAGAAACAGACGTATAATCTACTTCTACCACATTATATTTGCCATTGTAGTTGTAAG
It includes:
- a CDS encoding caspase family protein, whose amino-acid sequence is MKNYIRNIKFSRLYQLFLLVFFLSWSAPVFSQSLYEIQFSSGSTKYKAFLVYFNEDDAYMRIAYNYNGKYNVVEVDYTSVSGKEDGYNYFVMQGENPRFITDNTGSRANRQTYNPDHFVWVWDETTKGEKPFVTDDPNFSEESLKRVDSYKELKVSELTDAYLNEFFGKTEEDYLAFQGMRDNELETHVAQEHYENNTVQQQQQEANYGAAKMHLVMLVNSSIGDIGASCETDSRNMSKEFEDIAAALKVDFRKYEIKGSSFTKENATRVLNGLNPGSNDIVVFYYSGHGFRWSDQTDAYPQMDIRASPYTKISAETTMSVSSVYNLLDKKGARLNIVITDCCNSDIGVNKMTETSFLAGRSYQTPHIEKLQKLFLATKGNLIVTSSSAGQVSWSNSVNGGFFTLSFLQAFHEEISYLKTQEPSWENILRKSHSNTVNKTDEGCRNCTTQNPVYYTKISKR
- a CDS encoding tetratricopeptide repeat protein; this translates as MNNILRYFAFSFACIASMATTFSASAQKEIDNPIIAGTNSEYITISKITTSPDSTVFQMELTCYEGLEYTLHEKGSIHAYKMLVGDKTYSLLRVNGIEPGVVQCNMMSVQYFHLVFEALPENAEVITLREGDGSESDLFFDNVLLASLEDATEKAKAGESKYQKFLAKHYEQQYDYESAQEYLNMYIDQVVKEEGTQSKEYLDALSSQIQLNLNIGNYIEAEEISLQTIEAVGVDNPEVANILYTLGDVYQVLGKHEDAVENYIQYLRTMEKGDQLKSATYSMVNNLVMYSWASMTDTLDRQPLAVGVAVNPSKIEEGTAQMRIYAVGATEYMVSDSEEFKGSKWNTYEPALMTEKKLKADTKTLYVRFKDNKNRLSDPFAVKIHSEE